From the Rhodococcus sp. NBC_00297 genome, one window contains:
- a CDS encoding LysR family transcriptional regulator — MPLSPRVPDLGALDVMVSVARLGSMTAAGREHGLSQQAVSARVRAAERDIGVRIFDRGTSGVALTPEGVAVMEWAGGILDSAEKFATGVTSLLREGNATLTIAASMTVAEHLVPAWMLSMRRQSPDVQVQMRLMNSAEVAEQVLDGRADIGFVEGPDVPAGLGVAVVAHDELIIVTGPSHPWATRRAASMELLQTTALVQREPGSGTRTTYESAVRPTVPPLIELNSVTAVKSAAISANAPAVVSSLAVEGELRSGALVRIDVPGVSMTRELRAVWSLSAALRGPRRDFLDIARQ, encoded by the coding sequence ATGCCATTGTCGCCGCGGGTACCGGACCTCGGAGCCCTCGATGTGATGGTGTCCGTCGCCCGGTTGGGCAGCATGACGGCAGCGGGCCGCGAACACGGGTTGAGTCAGCAGGCGGTCAGCGCGCGAGTGCGTGCTGCGGAACGGGACATCGGTGTCCGCATCTTCGATCGCGGGACGAGCGGTGTCGCCCTGACCCCCGAGGGCGTCGCGGTCATGGAGTGGGCGGGCGGCATCCTCGACTCGGCCGAGAAGTTCGCGACAGGAGTGACATCGCTTCTGCGCGAGGGCAATGCGACGCTCACCATCGCCGCGAGTATGACCGTCGCCGAGCACCTCGTGCCGGCGTGGATGCTGTCGATGCGCAGACAGTCGCCCGACGTCCAGGTGCAGATGCGACTGATGAACTCGGCGGAGGTCGCCGAGCAGGTGCTGGACGGGCGCGCGGACATCGGCTTCGTCGAAGGGCCCGACGTGCCGGCCGGGCTCGGGGTCGCCGTCGTCGCGCACGACGAGTTGATCATCGTCACGGGACCGTCCCACCCGTGGGCGACCAGACGTGCGGCGTCGATGGAGCTGCTGCAGACGACGGCTCTGGTGCAACGGGAGCCGGGGTCGGGAACCCGCACCACGTACGAGAGCGCCGTCCGCCCGACGGTTCCGCCGCTCATCGAGCTCAACTCCGTCACCGCTGTCAAGTCTGCTGCCATATCGGCGAATGCGCCGGCGGTGGTGTCGTCCCTCGCGGTGGAGGGGGAGCTGCGGAGTGGCGCGTTGGTGCGCATCGACGTTCCCGGTGTTTCGATGACGCGTGAGCTGCGCGCGGTCTGGAGCCTGTCTGCAGCACTGCGCGGTCCACGTCGCGACTTCCTCGACATTGCCCGGCAGTAG
- a CDS encoding DUF5938 domain-containing protein has protein sequence MPTDKRVVVYGASGYTGRLICEYLREYNIPFLAAGRDHARLKDAVSAVPGIDTVEHEIVEVEHTVEALTEAFRGATVVLNTVGPFARYGHEVAQACLAIGAHYTDTNGEQNWMIDAEAQYSADFASQGLVLTPGLAQMYSIGEIAANICLENPGLNSLDIQVFWKGHPTVASTNTILTNAAFSKAYYLEENEYVEWPADAGLYTVSVPGQHDLGLALPWGGTSHPVWFKNDPRVTTAKALGGVFNPPLMKAVPLLVAAALEQMEGKSDEEKYRIIDEQSSAIRSEMPPRENPRLNTSLDSVYASGPLGRAHCVIHGNCNYKQTALLNAHGAAALLQGAPRKVGFASSCEAFGHRELLGTLRAFGLVLDPIVSVHR, from the coding sequence ATGCCCACTGACAAGCGCGTCGTCGTCTACGGAGCGTCCGGCTACACGGGCCGCCTCATCTGTGAGTACCTGCGCGAGTACAACATTCCCTTCCTGGCCGCCGGCCGCGATCACGCCCGCCTGAAGGATGCCGTGAGTGCCGTGCCGGGTATCGACACCGTCGAGCACGAGATCGTCGAGGTCGAGCACACCGTGGAGGCGCTGACCGAGGCCTTCCGCGGCGCGACCGTGGTCCTCAACACCGTGGGACCGTTCGCCCGCTACGGCCACGAGGTGGCGCAGGCCTGCCTGGCCATCGGTGCGCACTACACCGACACCAACGGCGAGCAGAACTGGATGATCGACGCCGAGGCGCAGTACAGCGCCGACTTCGCCTCGCAGGGACTGGTTCTCACGCCGGGCCTCGCGCAGATGTACTCCATCGGTGAGATCGCCGCGAACATCTGCTTGGAGAACCCGGGTCTGAACAGCCTCGACATCCAGGTGTTCTGGAAGGGGCACCCCACCGTCGCCTCGACCAACACCATCCTCACCAACGCCGCGTTCTCCAAGGCGTACTACCTGGAGGAGAACGAGTACGTCGAGTGGCCCGCCGACGCCGGGCTCTACACCGTGAGCGTTCCCGGTCAGCACGATCTCGGCCTGGCGTTGCCGTGGGGCGGCACGTCGCACCCGGTCTGGTTCAAGAACGACCCGCGGGTCACCACCGCGAAGGCTCTCGGCGGTGTCTTCAATCCACCTCTGATGAAGGCGGTTCCGCTGTTGGTGGCCGCCGCCCTCGAACAGATGGAGGGCAAGTCCGACGAGGAGAAGTACCGCATCATCGACGAGCAGTCGTCCGCGATCCGCAGCGAGATGCCGCCCCGAGAGAATCCGCGCCTGAACACCTCGCTGGACTCGGTGTACGCATCGGGTCCGCTGGGCCGCGCACACTGCGTCATCCACGGCAACTGCAACTACAAGCAGACCGCGCTGCTCAACGCACACGGGGCTGCCGCACTTCTGCAGGGAGCTCCGCGCAAGGTCGGATTCGCCTCCAGCTGTGAGGCGTTCGGTCATCGCGAGTTGCTCGGCACGCTGCGGGCGTTCGGTCTGGTCCTGGACCCGATCGTCTCCGTGCACCGCTGA
- a CDS encoding AMP-binding protein: MRLSDYLDKGVSLGRGAPCLTAGGDTSTYGEVYDRSVEIAAALQHDGVEAGDRVAVLSGNDPLALTCVFGISRAGAVWCPVNPRNEADENRQLFDLFGCRNLFFQSRFTDLVDRIRGDLPHLVRLVCLDGDTEWSIPFESWLAEHRGELDADRRPPRGLAMLAGTGGTTGKPKGVRLTEDNMMTSTALALMSYPFGVRPRYLALAPLTHSAGVLTFPILSLGGEVVIMAAPDIGEFLALVERHRITHAFLPPTVIYGVLDHPELDHRDLSSLRCLWYGAAPMSPTRLEEALTRIGPVLGQLFGQTEAPNMIATLAPADHFRPDGTVATERLTSAGRPTPLTTVAIMTEKGDLVGTGERGEIVVRGPLVMDGYHDNPAATAEVGAHGWHHTGDIGYLDDEGFLYVVDRAKDMIITGGFNVYSAEVEQALLAHPAVKESAVVGLPDEKWGERVVAAVELRAGQEVDPAALIAFVKERIGSVKAPKNIEVWDLLPRSKVGKILKNEVRYTMTM, from the coding sequence ATGCGACTCTCCGACTACCTGGACAAGGGCGTCTCGCTCGGCCGTGGGGCACCGTGCCTCACGGCCGGGGGTGACACCTCCACCTACGGTGAGGTGTACGACCGGTCGGTCGAGATCGCCGCGGCGCTGCAACACGACGGTGTCGAGGCCGGCGATCGCGTCGCCGTCCTGTCCGGTAACGACCCGCTGGCGCTGACGTGCGTGTTCGGCATCTCGCGCGCCGGCGCGGTGTGGTGCCCGGTGAATCCGCGGAACGAGGCCGACGAGAACCGCCAGCTGTTCGATCTCTTCGGATGCCGAAATCTGTTCTTCCAGAGCCGATTCACCGATCTGGTCGACCGGATCCGAGGCGATCTGCCGCACCTCGTGCGACTGGTCTGCCTCGACGGTGACACGGAGTGGTCGATCCCGTTCGAGTCGTGGCTCGCCGAACACCGCGGCGAGCTCGACGCGGACAGGCGGCCGCCGCGCGGGCTCGCGATGCTGGCGGGAACGGGCGGCACCACGGGAAAGCCGAAAGGGGTGCGGCTGACCGAGGACAACATGATGACCTCGACGGCGCTCGCGCTGATGAGCTATCCCTTCGGTGTGCGTCCGCGGTATCTCGCGCTGGCGCCGCTCACACACTCCGCCGGTGTGCTGACGTTCCCGATCCTGAGTCTCGGCGGCGAGGTGGTCATCATGGCGGCCCCCGACATCGGGGAGTTCCTGGCGCTGGTCGAACGGCACCGCATCACCCATGCGTTCCTGCCTCCGACGGTGATCTACGGCGTGCTCGACCACCCGGAGCTGGATCATCGGGACCTGTCGTCTCTCCGCTGCCTCTGGTACGGGGCGGCGCCGATGTCGCCGACGCGGCTCGAGGAAGCGCTCACGCGCATCGGGCCGGTGCTGGGGCAGCTGTTCGGACAGACCGAGGCGCCCAACATGATCGCCACCCTGGCGCCGGCGGACCACTTTCGTCCGGACGGCACGGTGGCGACGGAACGGCTCACCTCGGCCGGTCGTCCGACACCCTTGACCACGGTCGCGATCATGACCGAGAAGGGCGACCTCGTCGGCACCGGTGAGCGTGGCGAGATCGTCGTGCGCGGTCCCCTGGTCATGGACGGCTATCACGACAATCCGGCGGCGACGGCAGAGGTGGGCGCTCACGGTTGGCACCACACGGGCGACATCGGATACCTCGACGACGAGGGCTTCCTCTACGTCGTGGACCGCGCGAAGGACATGATCATCACGGGCGGCTTCAACGTCTACTCGGCCGAAGTCGAGCAGGCTCTGCTCGCTCACCCTGCAGTGAAGGAGTCGGCCGTGGTGGGTCTCCCCGACGAGAAATGGGGCGAACGGGTCGTGGCGGCTGTCGAGCTGCGCGCCGGGCAGGAGGTGGATCCCGCCGCACTGATCGCCTTCGTCAAAGAACGCATCGGCAGCGTGAAGGCGCCGAAGAACATCGAGGTCTGGGATCTTCTGCCCCGGTCGAAGGTCGGAAAGATCCTGAAGAACGAGGTCAGGTACACCATGACGATGTAG